The following proteins are co-located in the Pseudoalteromonas rubra genome:
- a CDS encoding NAD(P)/FAD-dependent oxidoreductase: MLNFDVVIIGAGAAGLMCAAQAGYRGRSVAVVDMGKKAGRKILISGGGRCNFTNEGATPQNYLCANPHFVKSCLSRYTQHDFIELVDRHGLAYHHKTLGQLFCDNSAQDIVDILLTECDWAGVEVFLRNEVIKVERTDTGGYIVTTSEQVFSCQSLVVAAGGLTMPKLGATPIGYKIAEQFGLKVLPTMAALVPFTLHDHDKARFDGLAGVSLPCTAQSEDGTSFKENLLFTHRGLSGPAILQISSFWRAGQGVIVNLLPETDMQAQLHDWRQEQGSKSLKNLLSTVLPKRFVEVLISDQTVPDKNANQLSHSEIDTLAYALHHWHIKPNGTEGYRTAEVTLGGVDTDELSSKTFEAKKAPGLYFIGEVTDVTGWLGGYNFQYAWSCGWACGQAC, from the coding sequence ATGTTGAACTTTGATGTGGTGATCATCGGCGCGGGCGCGGCTGGCCTGATGTGCGCGGCACAAGCAGGGTATCGGGGCCGCAGTGTGGCGGTGGTTGATATGGGCAAAAAAGCCGGTCGAAAAATACTCATTAGCGGCGGTGGTCGTTGCAATTTTACTAATGAGGGTGCCACACCACAGAACTATTTATGCGCCAATCCGCATTTTGTGAAATCCTGCCTGAGCCGCTACACCCAGCATGATTTCATCGAGCTGGTGGATAGGCACGGCCTGGCCTACCACCATAAAACCCTGGGGCAGCTGTTTTGTGATAACAGTGCTCAGGACATAGTCGATATCTTGTTAACCGAGTGCGACTGGGCCGGAGTTGAAGTATTCCTGCGCAATGAGGTGATTAAGGTCGAACGCACTGACACGGGTGGATATATTGTAACGACCTCTGAGCAGGTATTTAGCTGTCAGTCTCTGGTGGTCGCTGCTGGCGGTCTGACCATGCCCAAACTGGGCGCTACCCCCATCGGCTATAAAATTGCTGAGCAGTTTGGTCTTAAGGTCCTGCCGACCATGGCAGCTCTGGTGCCGTTTACCTTGCATGACCACGACAAAGCCCGTTTTGACGGGCTGGCAGGCGTCAGCCTCCCTTGCACTGCGCAAAGTGAAGATGGCACCAGCTTCAAAGAAAACCTGCTGTTTACCCATCGAGGCCTGTCGGGCCCGGCGATTTTACAGATCTCCTCGTTCTGGCGTGCCGGGCAGGGCGTGATTGTGAACCTGCTACCAGAGACGGATATGCAGGCACAATTGCACGACTGGCGTCAGGAGCAAGGCAGTAAGTCTCTGAAAAATTTACTTAGTACTGTACTGCCTAAGCGCTTTGTCGAGGTCTTGATCAGCGATCAAACCGTACCGGATAAAAATGCCAACCAGCTCAGCCACAGCGAAATTGACACGCTGGCCTATGCTCTGCACCACTGGCACATCAAACCCAACGGCACTGAAGGCTATCGCACCGCGGAAGTCACCCTAGGCGGCGTCGACACTGATGAGCTCAGCTCCAAAACCTTCGAAGCTAAAAAAGCTCCGGGCCTGTATTTTATTGGCGAAGTCACCGACGTCACCGGCTGGCTCGGCGGCTACAACTTCCAGTACGCCTGGAGCTGCGGCTGGGCATGCGGACAGGCGTGTTAG
- a CDS encoding WD40 repeat domain-containing protein, with protein MKKISATALSLLLTGCLFDSHFESPASAQKQHGSGLVQSSDLSHDGALSVIARQDEVCLWSNISDKKVFPCIAEGNIELTGIADNASVFYISNRLSVSLFSAKSGKLLGAWTSGENIIRDIAISRDGETLLLGYRSGITEVINVKSNHRAQNKLHDLDVNTVALSADGRMAMTGSSDKFVKLWDVQTGKELQSYKFSTRVNHVSLNADATMAFVLDSVNARQFIDLKSQELSSSLSTYSNFLEFNQSAFINNDQWLLTASPNQKVQIWRVADGDLIAKFMANKVDGRDRASVLSIAMDESRQVVISKTNDGVVETWPVKTLL; from the coding sequence ATGAAAAAAATATCCGCTACGGCTTTGTCATTACTGTTGACGGGCTGCTTGTTTGACTCTCATTTTGAATCACCCGCAAGTGCTCAAAAGCAACATGGCTCAGGGTTAGTTCAATCGTCGGACTTATCTCATGACGGTGCTTTGTCTGTCATTGCAAGGCAAGATGAAGTGTGCCTGTGGAGTAACATCTCAGATAAAAAAGTATTCCCCTGTATCGCGGAGGGAAATATTGAGCTGACAGGTATCGCTGACAACGCCAGTGTATTTTATATATCCAACAGGCTGTCTGTTAGCCTGTTTTCTGCGAAGTCGGGCAAGCTGTTAGGCGCGTGGACCAGCGGTGAAAATATTATTAGAGATATAGCGATATCCCGCGATGGTGAAACGCTACTGTTAGGTTACAGAAGCGGCATAACGGAAGTGATAAATGTCAAAAGCAATCATAGAGCACAAAACAAATTACACGACTTAGATGTAAACACCGTGGCGCTGTCTGCTGACGGGCGAATGGCGATGACAGGTTCCAGCGATAAATTTGTTAAGTTGTGGGATGTACAAACAGGCAAAGAATTACAGTCTTATAAATTTTCAACCAGAGTCAACCATGTTTCTCTTAACGCAGATGCGACGATGGCGTTCGTACTGGACTCTGTGAATGCTCGCCAATTTATTGATTTAAAATCACAAGAACTAAGTTCCTCCTTGTCTACATATAGCAACTTCTTAGAGTTTAATCAGTCGGCATTTATTAACAATGATCAGTGGTTACTCACCGCCTCGCCAAATCAAAAAGTGCAGATCTGGCGTGTTGCAGATGGAGATTTAATTGCTAAGTTTATGGCGAATAAAGTCGATGGTCGAGATCGCGCATCAGTATTAAGCATCGCGATGGATGAGTCCAGGCAAGTGGTCATCAGTAAAACAAATGATGGGGTTGTGGAAACGTGGCCAGTTAAAACGCTGCTTTAA
- a CDS encoding alpha/beta hydrolase family protein produces the protein MPRLSIYLLFSLFCLLNTQPLFAQLNINHTLNRLILPLEQSVGTHYMHFKDLNRPGHRTQPDTPRQLGVRFFYPTNLTTSNQRLPLLSNQFSRSHRLIYDTDADITHIAPLSAMTWNIAAESEIHLSHDALPLIIFSHGYYLNPELFTIMAAHIASQGYLVASINHSFGSDHYQPPNSKALKTIELPSDDLGIDLPMWSADQRFVLAKIKQMDQDPQSPLFNALNGQVGILGHSYGGAAAFYTAAKTPEVTAIVNMDGTVFGWQDITVTQPFMYVQADEEYFSEIFINVHNTGYLALFESLNHVSFSDIVVLKDWLKNGLKETPQFNAIIDVARLNAAFFEHHFNHTEETFVPALESKTPFSFKLSDCNPKHNDSATPLRCLMHRIKHWTQQLF, from the coding sequence ATGCCACGACTATCGATTTACCTGCTTTTCAGTCTGTTTTGCCTGCTAAATACACAACCACTATTTGCACAGCTCAATATCAACCACACTTTAAATAGACTTATCCTGCCGTTAGAGCAATCGGTTGGCACGCATTACATGCATTTTAAGGACTTAAATCGTCCCGGCCACAGGACACAACCCGACACGCCCAGACAACTTGGTGTACGATTTTTTTACCCCACCAATCTAACCACAAGCAATCAGAGATTACCGCTGTTGAGTAATCAGTTTTCGCGCTCGCACAGGCTGATTTATGATACAGATGCAGATATAACACATATCGCTCCTCTGAGCGCAATGACATGGAACATTGCCGCAGAGAGTGAAATACATCTGTCACACGACGCTTTACCCCTGATCATTTTTTCCCACGGTTATTATCTAAATCCCGAGTTGTTTACCATCATGGCTGCACATATCGCCAGCCAGGGATACCTGGTCGCTTCCATCAATCACAGTTTTGGCTCGGATCATTATCAGCCGCCCAATTCAAAAGCGTTAAAAACGATAGAGCTGCCGTCAGATGATCTGGGCATTGATTTACCCATGTGGTCTGCCGATCAGCGTTTTGTCCTGGCAAAAATAAAGCAAATGGATCAAGACCCGCAGAGCCCCTTGTTCAATGCACTCAATGGTCAGGTAGGTATTCTGGGTCATTCTTACGGCGGTGCTGCGGCATTTTATACCGCTGCAAAAACACCCGAAGTAACCGCTATTGTAAATATGGATGGCACTGTATTTGGCTGGCAAGATATCACCGTAACACAACCTTTTATGTATGTGCAGGCAGACGAAGAATACTTCAGCGAAATCTTTATCAACGTACACAATACAGGCTATTTAGCGCTGTTTGAATCGCTCAATCACGTCAGTTTTTCTGACATTGTAGTCCTCAAAGACTGGCTGAAAAATGGCCTGAAAGAGACACCTCAATTTAACGCTATCATAGACGTAGCCAGGCTAAATGCCGCTTTTTTTGAGCACCACTTTAATCACACTGAAGAAACGTTTGTGCCAGCTCTCGAAAGCAAAACCCCATTTTCCTTCAAACTCTCTGACTGCAACCCCAAACATAACGACTCAGCGACACCATTGCGCTGCCTGATGCATCGAATTAAGCACTGGACACAACAGTTATTTTAG
- a CDS encoding MerR family transcriptional regulator: MKISELATKSQINAKTIRYYEQVGLISAPQRASNGYRHYQPGDVDTLIFIRRCRELNIPLDDIKRLVEVQADPNASCAVVDKIIAEQLAQVQRAQRELALLEQSLQTLASCSGEQVDQCTILHKLKAREGAEI; encoded by the coding sequence ATGAAAATCAGCGAACTTGCGACGAAATCCCAGATAAATGCGAAAACCATCCGCTATTATGAACAAGTTGGTTTAATCAGCGCACCACAACGCGCCAGCAACGGCTATCGCCACTACCAACCGGGCGATGTAGACACCCTGATCTTTATCCGCCGCTGCCGGGAGCTCAACATCCCGCTGGACGACATCAAACGCCTGGTCGAAGTACAGGCCGACCCCAACGCCTCCTGTGCCGTGGTCGATAAAATCATCGCCGAGCAACTCGCCCAGGTACAACGCGCCCAGCGCGAACTCGCGCTACTGGAGCAATCCCTGCAAACCCTCGCCTCATGCAGCGGTGAGCAGGTAGACCAGTGCACCATTTTGCATAAATTGAAGGCGCGGGAAGGAGCTGAAATATGA